DNA from Merismopedia glauca CCAP 1448/3:
TGAGCAATTTTTTCAGAGAGTCTACAGGCTGAAAGCTTCTCTATCTAATGGTTTAGGGGCGCTTGTCGCCCCCTGAAGGTGTAGGGTCTACCGGAGTCGCCCAAGGCTATATCGACAGCCGGAAAGAAGAAAGCGGCAAAAAAGTGGAATTTCTGGTTATTCAGAACTTCGTACCGACTGCTATAGCTTAATCATCGGGCAATGCTGAATACGGTTTGGCATTGCCTTATTTTTCTGAGCTTCGCTACCAAATAGCAAATGTAAACTGGTTTAACCATGATTCAGAGATTATTTTTTTTCTGGGGGTAACATCGCTGCTATCGATAAGCTGATGTTGCCCAGCCCTACAGGAGAAACTACGCCAGTAGCATCTACACTCTGGCGGTCGCGATAACCTGACTCAGAGGGATTCCGAAACACCACTAATTGACGGTTCTTTAGATCTAATACCCAATATTCGCGGATATTTGCGATAGCGTAGAGTTGAGCTTTCACCTCACAGTCAATTTTTAAGGTAGAGTCTGCCACTTCTACCACTAGCAAAATATCTTCAGGGTGGGGATGGCTCACGCCATAGTCCAAGATGGTTCCCCTGACGATCGCCAAATCTGGTTCGGGTTCGGAAAAATCGTCCAGATGAATGGGGTCTTGGGTACTGATGAATGCTACTGAATCGTCAATTAAAGTACCTAGCGCACTTGCTAATAACCGCAGCGCCAGTACGTGATTGGTTCCTTTCGCCGCCATTAGTAGAATTTGTCCTGCTATCAATTCGCATCTTTCGTTAACCCCGATTAACCCTAACTCCCAGAGACGATAGTATTCCTCCACCGTCCACAGTTTCACGCAATCGGTATCTAAAACTAAAGTTGGGTTAATTGGAGGAGCGATCGCTTTCATGGTTTATGAGTGGAAAAGCTAATGAGATTGACGGTACGGCAGTGCTGAATTACATACCGCCAGATCAGGTAGCACCTCTGATTGGCGACGGAAATCGCTGATGTTGGTAATTTGTCTCCCATTTGGAGACAAGTTCAAGTAGCTCTCTCCAATTCTTCTTTTTGAACGTTAACTTCGATTATTTAACATCCTCCAAGCGCAGCTTCTATTTCTACGTACTCGCGTGGAACATCATCTTGTGATGTTTTTGTATACAATTTGTACACAAAAATCTCACACCCCTTTAAAAAACCAGTCCCGATCAAAAGGCAAACTGTCCTCATCTTCACCATTGCGAATGTCTTGGATCATCTGCTGGGCGCGTTCTGGGTAGGTGCGTGCGGCATTCTGGCGAGACTTGAGTTGCTGTTCGCCAAAATTGATGCCTATTTTTTCCTTCTCTTGAGACATTCGCTCATATTCGGCAATTCTATTCTTCATTTTGGCTTCTTCTGCCCGCAGGAAGCTTTCTCTTGCACCTATAGCTAGAGCTTGTGCGAAATATTCTGGTCTAAGAGAACCAGATTCATCAAACATTCTCCTATCTTCAGGGGTGAAAATCACTTCGTCAGCACTATAATTTATCCAAGGCTCTGGATCTGTTTCGTCCAGGCGCTTCCATTCCTCGAATTTTTGCTTAATTCTGGCTTCATAGTCGTCGATAGAAGCTGAGCTTCTACCACTGTTTAGCTTTTCAGTTCTCACCTCTGGTTTGAGAGTTCCATCTTTGTTGAACTCTCTTCCGTGCATATTTTGCCAACGCTTAACTCGCGAGTAATGAACTTTAGCTTGAACCATAGCTATGACTTTGGAACTAAAATACTTCGACACCCGCTTGAATCGTTGGGTGCGTTCTGACAACGATCTTAGCAACAAAGAAAGCTTAATTACTGAAAAGCTGGATAATACCTTACTAGAATTCTTCCTGCCGGAGAAAGACTTCTCATTCGGAGCGAAAGACATCTATGGCAAGCCTGAAGATCTCTACAACCACCCAGACGGCGATTGCTTACTGTTATCTTCTAAATCGAGACTGCTATACGGTTCGCCAGATTGTCTGGAAACGATCGAGAAACTGTGCCCGGATAGAAAAGATAGAGGTGCGTATGGCTCCGTTTTCATAGGTGCTTGCGATCGCAGTTTAACTGAAAAATTAAATGTCTTAATCGTAGATGATGTAACGGGAGAAAATGGGAACGTCATAGATAAGGAGCAAGCACGTCGCATGACTGGTGACTGTTATGGGCAAATATCTCCCGAACTGTACGATCGCCTTACCGGAAGAAGGGGAGAGCCAAAATACAGTTTAGTGCAGCACAGGTTTGGGTGGAGAGAAGGCGACGGGACGGATAGCACTTATAGGTTCGGGAAGGGAGAGTTACGACCTTGGGATTTTTCGCAGATAGATTACTTAGATCCGGAAAACAAACCCCCCATCGACCTCATCATCCCGCTATCGTCATTCAAAGGCAGTGACAAAGATAACCCCTTGGGTGCAACCAAACCCCAAATTGAGCCGGGACTTTACGCTCAGAATATGTGGCTGGGGTTGAAGACCCTATCTCAACAAGGCAAGACATCTATATCGCAGGTAATCCCCTCATTCCCCAACGGATTGAGAGATTACCTGGAACAATTGGAGTACAAAGCCCAAAGGTTATCGGCAATTCAATCAGATCCTAGAGAGTTAGCCAAGCTCTACGTTGAAAGCTACGAAGCTAGGAAAGCAATTTCCATTTCGGGAGACTCCGCCAACGCAGCCACCGCAGATATAGATGGTGGGGAAAGGGTCGAAAAGGAAGACCCAAAAATGTACCAGATTATCAAAGCAGATGTCGATTCGGGACACTTCCAACTGGTAGAAACGGAGAAGGTAAGGAGGGAATTATCAGACTTCGTTCGCAAGCAGTGGACGCAGATAGCGACGGGCTATTCCGTAACGTTCGACCGCGCTACCATTATCCCCTCTAAAGACCTAAAGGAAGGAGAAATCTGCGTTCCCTGGATGGAAGAAGGAGAAGATGTCTTGAATTTCAGATCGCCCTTCCTCAACTCAAATGGGATGTGCGTCTCTAGAAACAAAATGGTAACGGATCGCTTGGGACCCGATGGTATGGAATTAGAGGGAGTAATACTCGTTAGCGATGAAACCCTAGCTCAAATCAAAGAAAGATTTGAAGCCATTGAAGCTGAAGAAGGCGTTAACTTGCTCAAATACCTCCCCAGGGAAACCGAATCGGAGCGCCAGGGTCGAGACTTTGATGGAGACTGCATTGGAGTAGCTAGAGCCAAGGACTTCCCCAACCTAGCTCTAGAAGCACAGCAACGAAACCAGCTTGCTAATGCCTACAACCCTACAGTCAAACTTCAGAAAGAATCTTTTTACCTTGCAGATGGCAGCCAACCGGACTTTGAGATTATCGCCCATCAAATGAGCGATTCGATGACAGTAGGAGTCATCAATAATCAAGTGACTCGGATGGTGGCGCTAGAGTCGGAAATTGAATATATCAGCAAATATTGCAGCAACGAGGAGAAAAACAATTACATCAAACAAATCGCCCAACATTACCACAAACTAATTCAGAGAAGCACCGTTAGAGAAAACGACGTTAATAAAATTAGTATTAGCCAAGGCAAGCTGCAATCGATGCAGAAGATTATTGAGTTAGCTAGGACTAACCAAATAGATGGAGCGATCGCCTTTAACAAGCAGTTCTACCGAAATCTAATCGAACAAGGCTGTTCGCTCAATCAAATAGCGGTAGATATGTTTAAATCCAACAGGTTGCCAGATCCGAGTTTAATCAGGGAGAACGGGCAGTTTCCCTATCGCAATATTAACTACCTCAAGGACAAAAAATCATCCGCAGCATATCTTCGTGAAGGAATTGAGGTTAAAGGCTACAGTCCGACAGAATTAATTGTCAAGCAGACCAATAACTATTTTCAAGAGAACGAACTGCCATCTCGAAGAATCGACCAATTCGCCAATTTATTTCAAGATGTCGAATATACCAACCAGCAGAGGCTGGCAGTTGCTCAAGTCAAACAAGAATTCGACCGGGCGTTAGTCAAAGCAACTCAACTAGATCGTCGGGCGGAAACTCAAATTGGACCATCAATCACCCTAGTAACAGCGAAAGGTACGACATTTGAGATCGATAATATCGTTGAATATACAGATTTTCAGGAGATATTGAATGCCCAAAAAGAAGGTAAGGAGCTAAATTTAACCTTCAGACTTGGCGATCGCGCAGCGCAGCCCCTTTGGGGCGATCGCAAACCAGAATTATTAGTTATCAATCGAGATACCGACTTACCTATAGGCAAAGTGCCCAGCCACATAGTTAAAGAATTAAATATACAGCCTCACGCCAACGCTAGAGCCAAAGTTACCAATATTGAACCAGCTATTTCTAAAGATGCAGTTAAAGCATTGTTCGCCGATGTCTATCGAATTGCTGATGAATTTAGAGCGAGCATCCCATGTGAAGAACTCCCAGCAATGGCAGCCGCAGCTTGGGCGATATCTACCACTAGAGAAGATGGCTCTCACCACAAGAAAACGTCTTCATTCGTCTTTTCTACCTTTACCCCAGAAATAGTAGAAAGATTGCAGAACTTACAGTTTAAAGAGTTTCTCGTCTCTAACATAGATAAATCTAGCAACTGGCAGCAAGAAGTCGAACCCGGACAGCAGGTTCATCTAGAATTTCGAGAATCTACAGACCCGCAAAGAAGGGACGTGTA
Protein-coding regions in this window:
- a CDS encoding Uma2 family endonuclease is translated as MKAIAPPINPTLVLDTDCVKLWTVEEYYRLWELGLIGVNERCELIAGQILLMAAKGTNHVLALRLLASALGTLIDDSVAFISTQDPIHLDDFSEPEPDLAIVRGTILDYGVSHPHPEDILLVVEVADSTLKIDCEVKAQLYAIANIREYWVLDLKNRQLVVFRNPSESGYRDRQSVDATGVVSPVGLGNISLSIAAMLPPEKK